The Macadamia integrifolia cultivar HAES 741 unplaced genomic scaffold, SCU_Mint_v3 scaffold1461, whole genome shotgun sequence genome segment ATACATAGTAAATTTTCTGCTGCCATCTTGGTTAGCCTGACAAGGAAATAATATAGATTCATGCTACAATAATTAGTGTGGGACCATCCTCTGGCTTTTATTCTTACCATTACGTGAAGGTTTAGCACAATCACTGACATTAGTTGCATCAGTTGCATCAGTTGCATTTGCTTTTGAAGTTCACTGATGTTTGTAAGTTTTATCATATTCCCAATTCATCCAGTgcttttggattttcaaatatGGAACAGATTTTGGAGTATGAAACTTCTACAGCTCAACTATTTATGTTCCAAACGACTTGGCTTTGTTGcacaagattttctttatgaTAATAAAATCCCCCACCTGGTTTAAATTTGTTGCACTGCTGCACCATCTGTTAAATTTGTTGCTCATTGTTTCTTTTCCCATATGAGAATTGACTCTCCcaattggtttccttttttatatataagaaTGACACCCCCTTGGTGGGTGGGGAATTTATTTGCTCTCATGGCAAGCTTTGACTTCCTATTTATTTGCTCCCTTGCAGTTTTTACTGGTCAAGCTCTCTCTGTATGGTTTCTTCACTTCTATGTGATTTTTAGGCAAAAAGGATATGAACTAATAAGCcattgtgtgtatgtgtgtgtgtgtttgtgttttttttttcttttttgtaaaattttaagGGCAGATTGTTGATTATAAGAGGGTTTACTGTAGTAGGTATTTGCATGACATcttgaaaaaaatatcataattaTTATTGACATTAAGGACGTTCATCTGCATGTTGGATTGTCAAACATCTCATATTGACATGTGCCTCCATATATTTTGGTTCCGTTTCATTTGAACTCCATTGGATGTGCTTTggaatttgggttttctttttgtaGTAACAGCAGCTGTGATTGGTGATCTGGTTTGGATGGTGGTCATTGTTAGATTAATGGTGTTCATTATTTGAAGATAGTTGATAGGTCTTGAGAATGTCTCAGATTGCAATCTTAAATAGTTAAAATTAAAGAGATGAAGAAGGGGTTTGAATTCACCTAGCCAATCAAAGCTAACTCTTTAGATCCATTGATGTTCagatttttatcaattatagTGAGTACATATGTATTCTAGTAAAGATGTAATAAATTTTTGTAATACCTAATGGTCATTTGTTGGATACTTATGGTGGTCTACAAGATATATTGTTAGTTACACATAATAGCCATTTGTTGCTACTATATATGCCTGAAAATTTCGTGTTCCTGCTAGTTTTCTAGTGAATGCCACTGGTTCATTTTAGTACAACCCAATATGTATTCAAAACCTCATTTGAAGGCCTTTGAAAGCCCTGTGTGAGTAAGGTCATAGGGGTTTCATAGATTAAGGGTTAGGGTGCCTTGGTGAAAATTAgtgttttcaatttggattttaaattcatgttcttttttttttggtaaaatagtgagaaaatgtCAACTTCAAAACAAGCAGTTAATGAGACTGCAAAATGGAGCCAAGCAAATGTAGACATCCTTATTGTTCTGATGGTAGAGGAAGTTAAGAAAGGAAATATGACTACTTCGACTTTTAATAAAGCTGGTTGGAACAACATTGCCAATAACTTCAAAGGAAAAACTGGGGTCAACTATGCCATTATACAGTTGAAGAACAAAGTGAACAAACTAAGGCAGGATTATAGTCAGTTAAAGAAGCTATTGGAGACAACTGGTTTTGGTTGGGATACTGCTTCAAGAACTTgtactgttgatgatgaatccatCTGGGAATCACATATTAAGGTATGctcaatttgtatttaatttgagtattttgaaatgccaggatatatcaattcaagtatttgattatgcgtattttttatttattaggataaccctacttgggcacAATTTAAGAAGCATGGACTACCACAATGGTCAGAACTATGTATGGTATTTGGTGATACATATGCAGACGGCGAAGGAAGTGGGACTCAAACAACCGCGTTGGAAACTTTGGGGGCCGATGATGATAGGAATATGATTGAATCTTGTGATGAGTCAAGTTTCGCTGATGAAGTTACTCCATTAGGTGACACTCAAACTGAAGCAGTGGAAAAAAGGCCAGCTACTAAGCATAGGCATGATAGGACTCCAAATAcgaaaaggaggaggagcaagtctaatgattggtcaatggcattcaaggcaattcaagatatGAGTAAATCAAGGGTAGAACGGGATGCGAGCATGTCCACTGCTTCAACCCAAAATGTGGAATAGATGTACGGGATTACTAGGGCCATGGAGGTGCTTGAGTCAGGATATGAGTTAGATGAAGCACTATACGAGAAAGCACTTCGGAAGTTAATGGCTGACCGGCAATGGAGAGAAGCATTAATTTCCTGCCCTCCTCATCGGAAGTCAATACTCCTTCGTACCCTTTAGTAGTTTGCTTCTTGAAAAGTTCTTTTAATTAGATAGATTGATAACTCTACTTGGATTATGCCTTGACCCTACTTTTAACTTTGGTGATTTGCTatgtttttcttcactttttaaGATGTTATGGATGA includes the following:
- the LOC122063811 gene encoding uncharacterized protein At2g29880-like — encoded protein: MSTSKQAVNETAKWSQANVDILIVLMVEEVKKGNMTTSTFNKAGWNNIANNFKGKTGVNYAIIQLKNKVNKLRQDYSQLKKLLETTGFGWDTASRTCTVDDESIWESHIKDNPTWAQFKKHGLPQWSELCMVFGDTYADGEGSGTQTTALETLGADDDRNMIESCDESSFADEVTPLGDTQTEAVEKRPATKHRHDRTPNTKRRRSKSNDWSMAFKAIQDMSKSRVERDASMSTASTQNVE